Proteins found in one Venturia canescens isolate UGA chromosome 8, ASM1945775v1, whole genome shotgun sequence genomic segment:
- the GlcAT-P gene encoding galactosylgalactosylxylosylprotein 3-beta-glucuronosyltransferase P — MRPSMKMGLIGLIGIILFFYQYHLSSGVRLDQVADLNTAESQAAYGPGTLQSNDRLEYYVAPKITEDTIKLAVNTVQKTNGLSPEVGNHLIRELVYQFNKIFNAVSKNGLVNEESKNQRTSTHHLNSISPDNKLKNSKKKALEPLYIITPTFRRPEQIPELTRMAHTLMLVENVHWLVIEDAKILTPQVTQLLNRTGLVFEHLVAPMPEKYKQKKGAKPRGVSNRNRGLEWIRANATSGVLYFADDDNTYDIDLFKEIRRTKKVSMFPVGLCTKFGVSSPIVKNGKFAGFYDGWIAGRKFPVDMAGFAVNVEFLLKRRNATMPYRAGFEEDGFLKSLAPLEPSEIELLADNCTRILAWHTQTKRNEPSAPLDMKLHHSTNLVLLKQQMV; from the exons ATGAGGCCATCCATGAAAATGGGGTTAATTGGGCTGATAGGAATAATTCTCTTCTTTTATCAATATCATCTTTCGAGCGGCGTGAGACTCGATCAAGTGGCGGACCTTAATACCGCCGAAAGTCAGGCCGCCTATGGACCGGGCACTTTACAATCAAACGATCGCCTCGAATATTACGTCGCTCCAAAAATCACTGAAGATACT aTAAAATTAGCCGTAAACACCGTCCAGAAAACGAATGGCCTGAGCCCAGAAGTGGGTAATCATCTGATCCGGGAGCTCGTTTAccaattcaacaaaattttcaacgcaGTCTCGAAAAATGGACTCGTCAACGAGGAATCGAAAAACCAACGTACGTCGACGCACCATTTGAATTCGATTTCGCCGGATAATAAGCTCAAGAACAGCAAGAAAAAAGCTCTCGAACCATTGTACATAATAACACCGACGTTTCGAAGACCCGAACAAATACCTGAACTAACAAGAATGGCTCACACCCTCATGCTTGTTGAAAATGTTCATTGGCTCGTGATCGAAGATGCGAAAATTTTGACGCCCCAAGTGACTCAGCTCTTGAATCGTACCGGTCTCGTTTTCGAGCATCTCGTTG CGCCCATGCCCGAAAAGTATAAGCAAAAAAAAGGAGCCAAGCCACGTGGAGTTTCCAACAGAAATCGTGGCCTCGAATGGATCCGGGCAAATGCGACGAGCGGCGTTCTTTACTTCGCCGATGACGACAACACCTATGACATCGACCTGTTTAAGGAG ataaGGCGAACTAAAAAAGTATCGATGTTCCCGGTGGGTCTGTGCACAAAATTTGGAGTGAGTTCACCGATCGTGAAGAATGGAAAATTTGCGGGTTTTTACGACGGGTGGATAGCTGGTAGGAAGTTCCCAGTGGACATGGCGGGCTTCGCAGTGAACGTTGAATTCCTGTTGAAAAGACGAAACGCGACGATGCCTTATCGAGCTGGCTTTGAAGAGGATGGTTTTCTCAAGAGTCTCGCGCCCCTTGAGCCTAGCGAGATCGAGTTATTGGCTGACAATTGCACGAGAATACTAGCTTGGCATACGCAAACGAAGAGAAACGAGCCAAGTGCGCCTCTCGACATGAAATTGCATCATTCAACTAATTTAGTTCTTCTCAAGCAACAAATGGTAtaa